In Silene latifolia isolate original U9 population chromosome 6, ASM4854445v1, whole genome shotgun sequence, the genomic window ttcaatttcaaagaaaatgtatcatcacttacttgatttcggaaccatttcggaaaacttttctcatgtgatgcccaaacatcatcagaggatgtgacatcaggaaaattgattttgatatgtgcctcaaattccctataagtagggaaagcatgttttagttatgtattaattacctataaattcgatctaatttgataattaaaaaacaattgagtaatgatgaagtattaacttacttttcataagtatctaaaaaatctccacagttccttagcacataaaaatgagcttcttcatactctttctcagttaagtacctctgtatacattttccggttgtagttcccatgtcatcattgaataactcaggtaacttagatttcaactggtcatcggaatttacaccaacatctaagtcttttgcttttgtgtcaatgtgatcttgaaataaaaaagaacagaaatttgaaatttcctctaacaaaaaagcgttgcatattgaaccctccacccgagctttgttgccaatcttttttttatatgattaagaaatctctcaaatggatacatccatcgatattgaacaggtcctccaacttttgcttcataaggtaggtgaagaggcaaatgctccatggaattgaaaaaagacgggggaaatatcttctctaacttgcatattatctccgcaatgtttgactctagacgttccatagaatcaactctaatagtagaagtacacaggtctctaaaaaattggcttatctcagttattgcattccaaggacctgtcgggagcaactctttcaaggcaacggggagtagtcgttccataaagacatgacaatcatgacttttcatggaatgtaacaccatctttttatggtcaacacaccgactcaaatatgaagcataaccatccgggaattttaagttagcaacccagtcacatagagcctttttctccgcgtttgataaaacaaacctagatgatgtggtccgtttatagcaaagttcattaaagtcttctttacccttagtgtcaaatttagttttacctggtacatccatgatggtgttgataagttgttcaaaaaaaattttctcaatgtgcataacatccaagttgtgtcgaatcagcaacgttttccaatagggaagttcccagaatatgctttgtttccaccaaccttcattctgatctttcaatcttttcaattctttatcagaagcatcaactattttaggcaagtcttttacggattcccacacttcatcacccgttagtttcgatgcggctatgcgattctcagtttttctgtttttaagaaaatgcttacaattgtcgcggaaaggatgatcaggtgttaagaactcacggtgacaatcaaaccaacaaacctttttgctatttttaagccaaaaagatctatgatcattttcaGGACAATAAGGACAGGTacgatatccacttgtggaccaaccagaaagcatgccatatgccgggaaatcgttgatcgtccacattaatgcagcctttaattgaaaattttgtttcttagagacatcataggtgtccacgccggtttcccaaagttgtttcaactctttgatcaacggttggaggaaaacatctaaatttgtTTTCGGAttcttaggaccgggaactagCACAGACAAGAAcagaaattgtctcttcatgcataaccaaggaggtaagttgtacggagtcacaatcacgggccaacaagagtatttcgtcccaaactgcccaaaaggttgaaatccatccgtacacaaacctagcctaacattccggggttcacttgcaaaatatggatgctctctatcgaaatgcttccacgcctctccatcacttggatgtgccattgtccccctttctcttaatcgagagtttttgtagtgccaactcatttcacctgctatgtgcttggttgcatatagtcgttgtaaccttggcgcaagcgggaaataagttattggtttacatggaattcgcctcccacttgaattctttttacctttataccgagatgcacgacactttgtacattcttcaagattagaattttcctcccagaaaagcatgcatccattgacGGCGGCGGCTGGCGGAGGCGGCGGCctactattaacaaaaaaaaagataaataagaaaaggagaaggaaaaggatgaaggagaaggaaaaagataaaggaaatagaagaaaaagataaagttaattaccttatagtgatggcgacggcgtggtggtgttggtggtggtggtggtggcgccggaagtgaaggagggtggtggtggtgtcgggttttaaggaggTAAGGGGTTAAGgcgattttaattgatttgggggaatttTAGTAAAGTGAAGGAGGATCTCTTCGCGTGTTTCAGTTAATAGAAaccactgacggaaattccgtcagttaaatataaatcctgacggaaattccgtcagtattcttattatactgacggaaaatccgtcactgCTCACTTTATCAGAAAAATAATGCAAGGACTGTACACGTCAGTTAAAGTAAAActcctgacggaatatccgtcgctTTTTTTCAAAATgcgacggaatatccgtcgagGTCAATTATTGTGACACCCTGTCACACACTACCACCAACTAATAATTGACcaagtgacggatattccgtcagttttttgaaaaaactgacggatattccgtcagtaggAAAAAGTGATTTCCAGCTGTAATCTAATTTAACGTGCTAAGACcattgacggattttccgtcagtattaaaagattactgacggaatatccgtcacagttcttttggcgcctttgacttggtcaacgcgccaatagatactgacgggatatccgtcagaaaactttactgacggaaattccgtcacacatccgtcagtaacccgtgttttctgacggcctcttttttccgtcggtagggccgtcagtaacccgcgtttttcttgtagtgtaataaaggagatgagtggagtttggttattggagagaggtaaGAATAATTAGAATTAACTATTAATAAATGATATGGTGGGGTTTGATTATTGGAGAGAGGttggaataattagaattaaatattaataaaggatatggtggggtttgatgagtggagagatgtagtagtataatattaataaaaactttcccaaaaaggaaagaggaagaaaacatgaataatccgttttaggaaataggaaagaaaagagtggatgggagggagtagttTTTAGGTTAGGGTGATTTGGTGATGAAGGGGGAAAGAGAGTGGGATGCGCTAGGGGGATGGGGGGAATGGGTGTAGAGGGAGTTGGTGTAGTGGTGGGGGTAAAGGGAATGATTGATTTATGAAAACAAACACTAACAAAGGAAATGAGGGTCCTTCATTATTCCTTTTTCCCTTTTCTGAAATTCCATTACCAAACATCCCCCTAAATGTATACAAACTACTGGAACAAGGGAATAGTATTGTAAACTAAAATCGAAAAGCtttaaaaattgactaaatttCTGAATTTATAATTTATAGAAAATACAGTTTAAATTAAAGTCTCGAGGTGTGAACTGGAAAAATTATTCACCTCCCACGAATTCAGCGTGGTACTGGAGGAAAATTTGTCAATTCAAAACTAATCTTCTCAATGCATATCAATTGCAGATATGGCAAACTCAAAATCATCAGCAATATACCATAGCTAGAGACTACGACTATCTCAGAGTTAGAGGAGCTGAGGTTAGTTGGCATAAATTAATCTGGAATAGTTGGACTATCCCTAAGCATGCTTTTCTAGACTGGATCTATCATCATGGAAACATGAACACAAGAGATAAACTCCTTAAATTAGGGATTGGTGAAGAGGATACCTACTATATCTGTGGGGCTGATACTGAAAGTATTACGCATCTGTTCTTAGCTTGCCGGTACAGTGAGATCGTCATGTCTGTAGTAGGGGACTGGATTGGTATCGTATTACCATTGCAGGATGTGCTGGAATGGAGGCTCGCCAGATCGGGATCCCAATTACAGAAGGGAGTTCTTAATGCTACGATAAATGCCTGCTTTTATCATATCTGGAGACAAAGAAACTTCTGTAAGCATGAATCAATTTTGCATCGTCCCCATAAAATTGCTCGAGATATTATTCAGGAGCTGCAAGTTAGATTGAGAGATGCAACTAATAAAAAGGTTGAGAGAAATGATGCTACTTGGATTGATCGGCTTCTGGGCAGCAGACCGTAGTGATCGGGGAGAAGATGATCAGAGGTGTTAGAAAAGGGTTTGTGTCTGAAAAGAGGGATTTTTGGTAGGGAAGGTCAACAATCGGGTTTTGTTGTGATCTGAGTATTTGTTTGATCAGGTAGACGGGTGTTGCTTCCTATTGTTTTTTGTTGTTGGGCtccctttgtaacacccccatactccaagtgccttaccaggaccacccaggtataaggacgttaccatctcggttacccgaggcaatgataatcaaataaacaatgaagaaacaacatttaaatagaattacttagtgaaaggttacaaactcgaaaccaaaaccaaaagtacaatacatgttctcaaactaatCATTTCATCGATCTAATCGAAATGTTATGGAaatactaagct contains:
- the LOC141588626 gene encoding uncharacterized protein LOC141588626 — its product is MGGMGVEGVGVVVGKIQFKLKSRGVNWKNYSPPTNSAWYWRKICQFKTNLLNAYQLQIWQTQNHQQYTIARDYDYLRVRGAEVSWHKLIWNSWTIPKHAFLDWIYHHGNMNTRDKLLKLGIGEEDTYYICGADTESITHLFLACRYSEIVMSVVGDWIGIVLPLQDVLEWRLARSGSQLQKGVLNATINACFYHIWRQRNFCKHESILHRPHKIARDIIQELQVRLRDATNKKVERNDATWIDRLLGSRP